A single region of the Streptococcus macedonicus ACA-DC 198 genome encodes:
- a CDS encoding Histidine kinase of the competence regulon ComD: protein MSNYLSELAYYPVIMLIYSNVRGAKLKLWEIITIAVTFFVIDFTWFYTIIGRILILMLLSYLRDKTLPFSLYVFYGSIPWVIESAFKRIISFFIIPFFNFSYTDLDKNNLLFVIVEFSIVLMYFMMVKLFKINFQTFIELSEIKNLRKKLIFTDVTMMFYYVMIEFLTGMEVYGGVPNLVYRQWLVVLYFTFFILMLFYMNRSYQNWLEKEVSLAREQELHSLSVYSKQIESLYEELRAFRHDYANILASLKEGIDQDDMDMVRNIYNSVLEESGHLVQNKKFDIGRLINIDNDAIKSVLSAKFLEAESYHIAVQLEVKDKIGLPEIPLLDYVRLLSILCDNAIEAAMEAENPAMIIACFYQGDDYLLVIDNTTKEERVPVELIYQKNYSSKGFGRGVGLKTVNQMLKKYPNMSVQTSSKNYHFRQTIRIKKSFD, encoded by the coding sequence ATGAGTAATTATCTAAGTGAACTAGCTTACTATCCTGTGATTATGTTGATTTACTCTAATGTTAGAGGAGCAAAGCTGAAATTGTGGGAAATAATAACGATAGCTGTTACTTTCTTTGTCATTGATTTTACATGGTTTTACACTATTATCGGTCGTATTTTAATTTTGATGCTTCTATCTTATTTGAGAGATAAAACCTTGCCTTTTTCTCTATACGTATTTTATGGGAGTATTCCATGGGTTATAGAGAGTGCTTTTAAAAGAATTATTAGCTTCTTTATTATTCCATTTTTTAATTTTAGTTATACCGATTTAGATAAAAATAATTTATTATTTGTCATTGTAGAATTTTCAATAGTTCTGATGTATTTTATGATGGTGAAGTTGTTCAAAATTAACTTTCAAACTTTTATTGAACTAAGTGAGATAAAGAATCTACGAAAGAAACTAATATTTACAGATGTAACAATGATGTTTTACTATGTCATGATTGAATTTCTAACAGGTATGGAAGTTTATGGTGGTGTTCCAAACTTGGTTTATCGCCAATGGTTGGTAGTTCTCTATTTCACTTTCTTCATTTTAATGCTGTTTTATATGAATCGCTCTTATCAAAATTGGCTTGAGAAAGAAGTGTCGTTAGCGCGAGAACAAGAACTGCATTCTTTGTCAGTGTATAGTAAACAAATCGAAAGCTTATATGAAGAACTAAGAGCTTTTCGTCATGATTATGCTAATATCTTAGCGAGTTTAAAAGAGGGAATTGACCAAGATGATATGGATATGGTCAGAAATATTTACAATTCTGTATTAGAAGAGTCAGGGCACCTTGTTCAGAATAAAAAATTTGATATTGGACGATTGATTAATATTGACAATGATGCAATAAAAAGTGTATTATCAGCAAAGTTTTTAGAGGCTGAGTCTTATCACATTGCCGTTCAATTAGAGGTTAAGGATAAGATCGGACTTCCTGAGATACCATTACTAGACTATGTGCGACTTTTGTCGATTTTGTGTGATAATGCGATTGAAGCAGCTATGGAAGCTGAAAATCCTGCCATGATTATTGCTTGTTTCTATCAAGGGGATGACTATTTACTAGTTATTGATAACACCACAAAAGAAGAACGAGTTCCTGTGGAATTGATTTATCAGAAGAATTATTCAAGTAAGGGCTTTGGACGAGGTGTTGGTCTTAAAACGGTTAACCAGATGTTGAAAAAGTATCCAAATATGTCGGTACAAACATCAAGCAAAAATTATCATTTTAGACAAACAATACGAATCAAAAAATCATTCGACTGA